A genomic segment from Malaclemys terrapin pileata isolate rMalTer1 chromosome 1, rMalTer1.hap1, whole genome shotgun sequence encodes:
- the LOC128832317 gene encoding olfactory receptor 51G2-like: MSAVNDTKFNSAVFLLTGIPGQEDVHLWISIPFCLVYVISIVGNSVILFIIKTDPSLHEPMYIFLSMLAITDLGLSISTMPTILGIYLFNSRGISLNACFAQLFFIHSLSKIESSVLLLMAFDRFVAICNPLRYASILTPPRIAKMGLVVVLRSVALIFPLPFLLKQFIYCQANVLSHSYCLYSEVMKAACTDFTVNSIYGLCVKLLTVGLDSFLIFLSYVMILKTVLSIASHTECLRALNTCVSHLCAVLLFYISDIGLAVTHRLGNNSSHLFQILLGYVYLLVPPMINPIVYSVKSKHLRVRIIRAFVK; encoded by the coding sequence atgtcagctgtcaatgacaccaaattcaactctgcagtgttccttctcaccgggatacctgggcaggaagaCGTCCATCTCTGGATCTCTATCCCCTTCTGCTTAGTGTATGTTATTTCAatagtaggaaattcagtcattctgttcattataaaaacagatccaagcctccatgagcccatgtacattttcctttccatgttggccaTCACAGACCTTGGCTTATCGATATCCACCATGCCAACGATACTGGGCATATACTTGTTTAACTCTAGGGGAATCAGTCTCAATGCCTGTTttgcccagctgttcttcatccactcACTTTCAAAAATTGAATCCTCTGTGCTGttgttgatggcctttgaccgcttcgttgcaatctgtaacccactgagaTATGCTTCCATCTTAACACCACCAAGAATAGCTAAGATGGGACTGGTAGTTGTGCTAAGATCGGTGGCCCTAATATtcccactcccctttctcctgaaaCAGTTCATATACTGTCAAGCCAATGTCCTTTCTCATTCCTACTGTCTGTACTCAGAGGTCATGAAAGCGGCTTGTACGGACTTCACAGTCAACAGCATCTATGGCTTGTGTGTTAAACTCTTAACGGTGGGGTTGGACTCGTTCCTCATCTtcctctcttatgtgatgatcctcaaaacagtgctgagcatcGCATCCCACACGGAGTGCCTgagggccctgaacacctgcgtCTCCCACCTCTGCGCCGTCCTGCTCTTCTACATATCAGACATCGGCCTGGCTGTGACACACAGATTAGGGAACAACTCTTCTCACTTGTTTCAGATTCTCCTCGGCTATGTCTACTTGCTGGTCCCACCTATGATAAATCCAATTGTGTACAGCGTGAAAAGCAAACATCTTCGTGTGAGGATAATCAGGGCATTCGTCAAGTGA